A single Ammospiza caudacuta isolate bAmmCau1 chromosome 6, bAmmCau1.pri, whole genome shotgun sequence DNA region contains:
- the TSG101 gene encoding tumor susceptibility gene 101 protein isoform X2: MAVSESQLKKMLTKYKYRDLTIQETTSVIIQYKDLKPVMDSYVFNDGSSRELMSLSGTIPVPYRGNTYNIPICLWLLDTYPFNPPICFVKPTSSMTIKTGKHVDANGKIYLPYLHEWKYPQSDLLELIQVMIVVFGEEPPVFSRPTASSSYPPYQATGPPTTSYVPGIPGGISPYPTSSTPNPSFPNYPYPGGVPFPATTSVQYYPSQPPVTTVGPSRDGTISEDTIRASLISAVSDKLRWRMKEEMDRAQAELNALKRTEEDLKKGHQKLEEMVTRLDQEVAEVDKNIELLKKKDEELSSALEKMESQSENNDIDEVIIPTAPLYKQILNLYAEENAIEDTIFYLGEALRRGVIDLDVFLKHVRLLSRKQFQLRALMQKARKTAGLSDLY, translated from the exons ATGGCCGTGTCCGAGAGCCAGCTCAAGAAGATGCTCACCAAG taCAAGTATAGAGACCTAACCATACAGGAGACAACCAGTGTTATTATTCAGTACAAGGACCTCAAACCTGTCATGGATTCATATG tttttaaTGATGGTTCATCCAGGGAGTTGATGAGCCTCAGTGGAACCATTCCTGTGCCTTACAGAG GTAACACATATAATATCCCAATTTGCTTGTGGCTGCTGGACACCTACCCTTTCAACCCCCCAATTTGTTTTGTTAAACCCACTAGCTCTATGACAATAAAAACTGGGAAGCATGTTGATGCAAATGGAAAGATATACCTTCCCTACCTGCATGAGTGGAAATAT ccccagtcaGACTTGTTGGAGCTGATCCAGGTCATGATTGTTGTGTTTGGAGAGGAACCTCCAGTGTTTTCTCGTCCTACTGCTTCCTCCAGCTACCCCCCTTACCAGGCAACAGGCCCACCAACCA CTTCCTATGTGCCAGGAATTCCAGGTGGAATTTCTCCCTATCCAACATCAAGCACTCCAAACCCAAG CTTCCCAAACTATCCTTACCCAGGTGGTGTTCCCTTCCCAGCAACCACTAGTGTGCAGTACTACCCTTCTCAGCCTCCTGTCACCACTGTTG GCCCCAGCAGAGATGGCACCATCAGCGAGGACACCATCCGCGCCTCCCTCATCTCGGCCGTCAGCGACAAGCTGCGGTGGCGCATGAAGGAGGAGATGGACCGCGCGCAGGCCGAGCTCAACGCCCTCAAACGCACAGAGGAGGACCTCAAAAAGGGACACCAGAAACTGGAGGAGATGGTGACTCGCCTGGATCAGGAAGTG GCTGAAGTTGACAAGAACATTGAACTTCTCAAAAAGAAGGATGAGGAACTCAGTTCTGCCTTAGAGAAAATGGAAAGTCAGTCAGAAAATAATGACATAGATGAAGTTATAATTCCTACAGCACCACTTTACAAGCAGATCCTGAACTTATATGCAGAGGAAAATGCAATTGAAGACACCATTTTCTACCTTGGGGAAGCACTGAGACGTGGAGTGATAGATTTAGATGTCTTTTTAAAG CATGTACGTCTCCTGTCCCGCAAGCAGTTCCAGCTGAGGGCACTGATGCAGAAAGCAAGGAAGACtgctggactcagtgatctctACTGA
- the TSG101 gene encoding tumor susceptibility gene 101 protein isoform X1, with the protein MAVSESQLKKMLTKYKYRDLTIQETTSVIIQYKDLKPVMDSYVFNDGSSRELMSLSGTIPVPYRGNTYNIPICLWLLDTYPFNPPICFVKPTSSMTIKTGKHVDANGKIYLPYLHEWKYPQSDLLELIQVMIVVFGEEPPVFSRPTASSSYPPYQATGPPTTSYVPGIPGGISPYPTSSTPNPSSFPNYPYPGGVPFPATTSVQYYPSQPPVTTVGPSRDGTISEDTIRASLISAVSDKLRWRMKEEMDRAQAELNALKRTEEDLKKGHQKLEEMVTRLDQEVAEVDKNIELLKKKDEELSSALEKMESQSENNDIDEVIIPTAPLYKQILNLYAEENAIEDTIFYLGEALRRGVIDLDVFLKHVRLLSRKQFQLRALMQKARKTAGLSDLY; encoded by the exons ATGGCCGTGTCCGAGAGCCAGCTCAAGAAGATGCTCACCAAG taCAAGTATAGAGACCTAACCATACAGGAGACAACCAGTGTTATTATTCAGTACAAGGACCTCAAACCTGTCATGGATTCATATG tttttaaTGATGGTTCATCCAGGGAGTTGATGAGCCTCAGTGGAACCATTCCTGTGCCTTACAGAG GTAACACATATAATATCCCAATTTGCTTGTGGCTGCTGGACACCTACCCTTTCAACCCCCCAATTTGTTTTGTTAAACCCACTAGCTCTATGACAATAAAAACTGGGAAGCATGTTGATGCAAATGGAAAGATATACCTTCCCTACCTGCATGAGTGGAAATAT ccccagtcaGACTTGTTGGAGCTGATCCAGGTCATGATTGTTGTGTTTGGAGAGGAACCTCCAGTGTTTTCTCGTCCTACTGCTTCCTCCAGCTACCCCCCTTACCAGGCAACAGGCCCACCAACCA CTTCCTATGTGCCAGGAATTCCAGGTGGAATTTCTCCCTATCCAACATCAAGCACTCCAAACCCAAG CAGCTTCCCAAACTATCCTTACCCAGGTGGTGTTCCCTTCCCAGCAACCACTAGTGTGCAGTACTACCCTTCTCAGCCTCCTGTCACCACTGTTG GCCCCAGCAGAGATGGCACCATCAGCGAGGACACCATCCGCGCCTCCCTCATCTCGGCCGTCAGCGACAAGCTGCGGTGGCGCATGAAGGAGGAGATGGACCGCGCGCAGGCCGAGCTCAACGCCCTCAAACGCACAGAGGAGGACCTCAAAAAGGGACACCAGAAACTGGAGGAGATGGTGACTCGCCTGGATCAGGAAGTG GCTGAAGTTGACAAGAACATTGAACTTCTCAAAAAGAAGGATGAGGAACTCAGTTCTGCCTTAGAGAAAATGGAAAGTCAGTCAGAAAATAATGACATAGATGAAGTTATAATTCCTACAGCACCACTTTACAAGCAGATCCTGAACTTATATGCAGAGGAAAATGCAATTGAAGACACCATTTTCTACCTTGGGGAAGCACTGAGACGTGGAGTGATAGATTTAGATGTCTTTTTAAAG CATGTACGTCTCCTGTCCCGCAAGCAGTTCCAGCTGAGGGCACTGATGCAGAAAGCAAGGAAGACtgctggactcagtgatctctACTGA
- the UEVLD gene encoding ubiquitin-conjugating enzyme E2 variant 3 isoform X3 produces MIAKFEEELPLYSLSSSDAARQSELLSYIAKITEGETDMKSRSKIGSRNEGCFNKITVVGAGDLGIACVLAVAAKDVADKVVLLDLSEGAAKGGTMDLEIFAVPNVEISKDFSASADSKVVVLTVNSLGNAQTYLDVIQSNVDLFRGIIPAVSHYSQSAVLLVASHPVEVMTFVSWKLSSFPKSRVIGVGANLDSERFRYILTNLLKAEVLAKDAWVIGEQGEDKVPSWSSCNVAANQTEAMAARNSREKVANRAMEVLKGKGQRSWSVGLSVADLVDSILKDKKKVHSVSILAKGCCNINSEVFLSLPCILGTSGVIEMVRLEDDPLVQEKLQSSAGSIHDLQQQLKL; encoded by the exons ATGATTGCAAAGTTTGAGGAAGAGCTCCCTTTGTACTCACTGTCATCTTCTGATGCAGCCAGGCAATCAGAACTTCTCTCCTATATTGCAAAGATTACTGAAG GGGAGACTGACATGAAATCAAGGAGTAAAATTGGAAGCAGAAATGAAGGATGTTTTAACAAAATTACTGTTGTTGGAGCTGGAGATCTTGGCATTGCATGTGTACTAGCTGTTGCAGCAAAG GATGTTGCAGACAAGGTGGTTCTTTTGGATCTTTCTGAAGGTGCAGCAAAAGGAGGGACCATGGATTTGGAGATTTTTGCTGTGCCAAATGTGGAGATCAGCAAAG atttttctgCTTCAGCTGATTCCAAAGTTGTGGTGCTTACAGTGAATTCTCTGGGTAATGCTCAGACTTACCTCGATGTCATACAAAGCAATGTGGATTTGTTCAGAGGAATTATTCCAGCAGTGTCCCACTACAGTCAGAGTGCTGTTCTCCTTGTTGCTTCTCATCCAG TTGAAGTAATGACATTTGTGTCCTGGAAGCTGAGCTCATTTCCCAAAAGCAGAGTCATTGGAGTTGGTGCCAACCTCGATTCAGAGAGATTTCGGTACATTCTGACCAACCTTTTGAAAGCAGAGGTGCTGGCAAAAGATGCCTGGGTTATTGGTGAACAAGGGGAAGACAAAG TACCATCATGGAGCAGCTGTAATGTAGCTGCAAATCAAACAGAAGCAATGGCTGCTCGTAACTCAAGGGAAAAGGTGGCTAACAG AGCTATGGAAGTCCTAAAGGGAAAAGGTCAGAGATCATGGTCTGTTGGGCTCTCAGTTGCTGATTTGGTTGACAGCATTCTGAAAGATAAAAAGAAGGTTCATTCTGTATCCATTCTGGCAAAG GGATGTTGCAATATAAACAGTGAAGTGTTCCTAAGTCTCCCATGTATTCTTGGAACCAGTGGAGTGATTGAAATGGTCAGACTGGAGGATGACCCACTGGTGCAGGAGAAACTGCAAAGCAGTGCAGGCTCAATTCATgaccttcagcagcagctgaagctgtaA
- the UEVLD gene encoding ubiquitin-conjugating enzyme E2 variant 3 isoform X1, whose translation MNTYTFKDGSQKDLLNFSGTVPVKYAGSSYNIPVRLWILDSHPFAPPLCFLKPTASMGIAVGKHVDARGRIYLPYLQNWSHPKSTLTGLIKEMIAKFEEELPLYSLSSSDAARQSELLSYIAKITEGETDMKSRSKIGSRNEGCFNKITVVGAGDLGIACVLAVAAKDVADKVVLLDLSEGAAKGGTMDLEIFAVPNVEISKDFSASADSKVVVLTVNSLGNAQTYLDVIQSNVDLFRGIIPAVSHYSQSAVLLVASHPVEVMTFVSWKLSSFPKSRVIGVGANLDSERFRYILTNLLKAEVLAKDAWVIGEQGEDKVPSWSSCNVAANQTEAMAARNSREKVANRAMEVLKGKGQRSWSVGLSVADLVDSILKDKKKVHSVSILAKGCCNINSEVFLSLPCILGTSGVIEMVRLEDDPLVQEKLQSSAGSIHDLQQQLKL comes from the exons CAGGCAGTTCCTATAACATCCCTGTCCGGCTGTGGATCCTGGATTCCCATCCCTTTGCTCCCCCCCTTTGCTTCCTGAAGCCGACGGCAAGCATGGGCATTGCGGTGGGGAAACACGTGGATGCACGGGGCAGGATCTATTTGCCCTACCTGCAGAACTGGAGCCAT CCTAAATCAACTCTCACTGGATTAATCAAGGAAATGATTGCAAAGTTTGAGGAAGAGCTCCCTTTGTACTCACTGTCATCTTCTGATGCAGCCAGGCAATCAGAACTTCTCTCCTATATTGCAAAGATTACTGAAG GGGAGACTGACATGAAATCAAGGAGTAAAATTGGAAGCAGAAATGAAGGATGTTTTAACAAAATTACTGTTGTTGGAGCTGGAGATCTTGGCATTGCATGTGTACTAGCTGTTGCAGCAAAG GATGTTGCAGACAAGGTGGTTCTTTTGGATCTTTCTGAAGGTGCAGCAAAAGGAGGGACCATGGATTTGGAGATTTTTGCTGTGCCAAATGTGGAGATCAGCAAAG atttttctgCTTCAGCTGATTCCAAAGTTGTGGTGCTTACAGTGAATTCTCTGGGTAATGCTCAGACTTACCTCGATGTCATACAAAGCAATGTGGATTTGTTCAGAGGAATTATTCCAGCAGTGTCCCACTACAGTCAGAGTGCTGTTCTCCTTGTTGCTTCTCATCCAG TTGAAGTAATGACATTTGTGTCCTGGAAGCTGAGCTCATTTCCCAAAAGCAGAGTCATTGGAGTTGGTGCCAACCTCGATTCAGAGAGATTTCGGTACATTCTGACCAACCTTTTGAAAGCAGAGGTGCTGGCAAAAGATGCCTGGGTTATTGGTGAACAAGGGGAAGACAAAG TACCATCATGGAGCAGCTGTAATGTAGCTGCAAATCAAACAGAAGCAATGGCTGCTCGTAACTCAAGGGAAAAGGTGGCTAACAG AGCTATGGAAGTCCTAAAGGGAAAAGGTCAGAGATCATGGTCTGTTGGGCTCTCAGTTGCTGATTTGGTTGACAGCATTCTGAAAGATAAAAAGAAGGTTCATTCTGTATCCATTCTGGCAAAG GGATGTTGCAATATAAACAGTGAAGTGTTCCTAAGTCTCCCATGTATTCTTGGAACCAGTGGAGTGATTGAAATGGTCAGACTGGAGGATGACCCACTGGTGCAGGAGAAACTGCAAAGCAGTGCAGGCTCAATTCATgaccttcagcagcagctgaagctgtaA